A window of the Moorena sp. SIOASIH genome harbors these coding sequences:
- a CDS encoding acyl carrier protein, whose amino-acid sequence MLNSETVVKQLKEIIATEVDANLELEDIDENASLFEDGLGLDSLAIMQLITSIERHFWFRFTDDDISPDNFEDLTILSELIASKLTLYRQY is encoded by the coding sequence ATGTTAAACTCAGAAACTGTAGTCAAGCAACTCAAAGAAATTATTGCCACAGAAGTAGATGCCAATCTTGAGCTAGAAGATATTGATGAAAATGCCTCTCTATTTGAGGATGGATTAGGACTTGACTCTCTGGCAATTATGCAACTAATTACGTCAATTGAAAGACACTTTTGGTTTCGATTTACTGACGATGATATCAGTCCAGATAATTTTGAAGACCTCACTATTTTATCGGAATTAATTGCCAGTAAATTAACTCTTTACAGACAGTATTAA
- a CDS encoding glycosyltransferase family 10, with the protein MLVRIVKSALHRRLFLRQTPAGEGIWDGVQFTLEPVESCDYLILLNRPPENLTVVCPPQHVWSIIHEPPVACRKAWHLNPPYASRMFTTDVERSGKEYIHSQPAIFWMVNRDYDFLVSFTAPEKTQQLSWITSRQTYLKGHRDRMGFLAKIQGQVDFDLWGRDFNPIDDKWDGLISYRYSLAIENYSNPFYWSEKLADCYLAWCMPIYYGCTRITDYFPAESMIQIDIHDPDAAVAKIKEAIASNAWQRNLDAIAYARSLVLNRYQFFPFMVSQIRHFESSYGAFSPKQLVSIPKYEEKRVPMSALSQKLKR; encoded by the coding sequence ATGTTAGTTAGAATCGTCAAAAGTGCGTTACATCGGAGGCTTTTTCTGCGACAAACGCCAGCAGGAGAGGGGATTTGGGATGGGGTTCAATTTACCCTTGAGCCAGTGGAAAGTTGTGATTATTTAATTCTTCTCAATCGCCCGCCTGAAAATCTGACCGTTGTCTGCCCACCCCAGCATGTCTGGTCGATTATCCACGAGCCACCTGTGGCATGTCGCAAAGCTTGGCATCTGAATCCGCCCTACGCCTCTCGCATGTTCACAACCGACGTGGAGCGTTCAGGAAAAGAATATATCCATAGTCAGCCAGCCATATTTTGGATGGTCAATCGAGATTATGATTTTCTAGTTTCTTTTACGGCTCCGGAAAAAACTCAACAACTCTCTTGGATAACAAGTAGACAGACTTACTTAAAAGGTCATCGTGACCGGATGGGCTTTTTGGCGAAAATTCAAGGTCAAGTGGATTTCGATCTGTGGGGACGGGACTTTAACCCGATAGATGACAAATGGGATGGATTGATTTCCTATCGCTATTCTTTAGCTATTGAGAACTATAGTAATCCCTTCTACTGGAGTGAAAAGCTGGCAGATTGCTATTTGGCTTGGTGCATGCCCATTTATTACGGCTGCACACGAATTACCGACTATTTCCCCGCCGAATCGATGATTCAAATCGACATCCATGACCCGGATGCGGCGGTGGCAAAGATCAAAGAGGCCATTGCCAGCAACGCTTGGCAGCGCAATTTAGATGCGATCGCCTACGCACGCTCACTCGTTCTGAACCGATACCAGTTCTTTCCGTTTATGGTAAGCCAAATTCGTCACTTTGAGAGCAGCTACGGTGCGTTTTCACCAAAACAACTGGTGTCTATTCCCAAATACGAGGAAAAGAGGGTCCCGATGTCAGCATTATCACAAAAACTGAAGCGCTAA